One Molothrus aeneus isolate 106 chromosome 6, BPBGC_Maene_1.0, whole genome shotgun sequence genomic window carries:
- the BDNF gene encoding brain-derived neurotrophic factor isoform X4: protein MTILFFTMVISYFTCMKAAPMKEASLRGQGSLAYPGLRTHGTLESINGPSAGSRALTSLADTFEHVIEELLDEEQDIQPGEGNKDADLYTSRVMLSSQVPLEPPLLFLLEEYKNYLDAANMSMRVRRHSDPARRGELSVCDSTSEWVTAAEKKTAVDMSGATVTVLEKVPVPKGQLKQYFYETKCNPKGYTKEGCRGIDKRHWNSQCRTTQSYVRALTMDNKKRVGWRFIRIDTSCVCTLTIKRGR from the coding sequence ATGACCATCCTTTTCTTTACTATGGTTATCTCATACTTCACTTGCATGAAGGCTGCCCCAATGAAAGAAGCCAGTCTAAGAGGACAAGGCAGCTTGGCTTACCCAGGTCTCCGGACCCACGGGACTCTGGAGAGCATAAACGGGCCCAGTGCCGGTTCCAGGGCGCTGACATCGTTGGCAGACACCTTTGAGCACGTCATAGAGGAGCTCCTGGACGAGGAGCAGGACATCCAGCCCGGCGAGGGAAACAAGGATGCAGACTTGTACACATCCCGAGTGATGCTAAGCAGCCAAGTGCCTTTGGAACCCccgctgctgttcctgctggagGAGTACAAAAACTACCTGGATGCCGCCAACATGTCGATGCGCGTGCGGCGCCACTCGGACCCCGCGCGCCGCGGGGAGCTGAGCGTCTGCGACAGCACCAGCGAGTGGGTGACGGCCGCCGAGAAAAAGACTGCGGTGGACATGTCCGGGGCCACCGTCACCGTGCTGGAGAAAGTCCCCGTGCCCAAAGGCCAGCTGAAGCAATACTTCTACGAGACCAAATGCAACCCCAAGGGGTACACAAaggagggctgcaggggcatAGACAAGAGGCACTGGAACTCGCAGTGCCGAACTACGCAGTCTTACGTGAGAGCTCTCACCATGGATAACAAAAAGAGAGTTGGCTGGCGCTTCATAAGGATAGACACTTCTTGTGTATGTACATTGACCATTAAAAGGGGAAGATAG
- the BDNF gene encoding brain-derived neurotrophic factor isoform X2 encodes MFHQVRRVMTILFFTMVISYFTCMKAAPMKEASLRGQGSLAYPGLRTHGTLESINGPSAGSRALTSLADTFEHVIEELLDEEQDIQPGEGNKDADLYTSRVMLSSQVPLEPPLLFLLEEYKNYLDAANMSMRVRRHSDPARRGELSVCDSTSEWVTAAEKKTAVDMSGATVTVLEKVPVPKGQLKQYFYETKCNPKGYTKEGCRGIDKRHWNSQCRTTQSYVRALTMDNKKRVGWRFIRIDTSCVCTLTIKRGR; translated from the coding sequence TTCCACCAAGTGAGAAGAGTGATGACCATCCTTTTCTTTACTATGGTTATCTCATACTTCACTTGCATGAAGGCTGCCCCAATGAAAGAAGCCAGTCTAAGAGGACAAGGCAGCTTGGCTTACCCAGGTCTCCGGACCCACGGGACTCTGGAGAGCATAAACGGGCCCAGTGCCGGTTCCAGGGCGCTGACATCGTTGGCAGACACCTTTGAGCACGTCATAGAGGAGCTCCTGGACGAGGAGCAGGACATCCAGCCCGGCGAGGGAAACAAGGATGCAGACTTGTACACATCCCGAGTGATGCTAAGCAGCCAAGTGCCTTTGGAACCCccgctgctgttcctgctggagGAGTACAAAAACTACCTGGATGCCGCCAACATGTCGATGCGCGTGCGGCGCCACTCGGACCCCGCGCGCCGCGGGGAGCTGAGCGTCTGCGACAGCACCAGCGAGTGGGTGACGGCCGCCGAGAAAAAGACTGCGGTGGACATGTCCGGGGCCACCGTCACCGTGCTGGAGAAAGTCCCCGTGCCCAAAGGCCAGCTGAAGCAATACTTCTACGAGACCAAATGCAACCCCAAGGGGTACACAAaggagggctgcaggggcatAGACAAGAGGCACTGGAACTCGCAGTGCCGAACTACGCAGTCTTACGTGAGAGCTCTCACCATGGATAACAAAAAGAGAGTTGGCTGGCGCTTCATAAGGATAGACACTTCTTGTGTATGTACATTGACCATTAAAAGGGGAAGATAG
- the BDNF gene encoding brain-derived neurotrophic factor isoform X1, whose protein sequence is MKGQFHQVRRVMTILFFTMVISYFTCMKAAPMKEASLRGQGSLAYPGLRTHGTLESINGPSAGSRALTSLADTFEHVIEELLDEEQDIQPGEGNKDADLYTSRVMLSSQVPLEPPLLFLLEEYKNYLDAANMSMRVRRHSDPARRGELSVCDSTSEWVTAAEKKTAVDMSGATVTVLEKVPVPKGQLKQYFYETKCNPKGYTKEGCRGIDKRHWNSQCRTTQSYVRALTMDNKKRVGWRFIRIDTSCVCTLTIKRGR, encoded by the exons ATGAAGGGACAG TTCCACCAAGTGAGAAGAGTGATGACCATCCTTTTCTTTACTATGGTTATCTCATACTTCACTTGCATGAAGGCTGCCCCAATGAAAGAAGCCAGTCTAAGAGGACAAGGCAGCTTGGCTTACCCAGGTCTCCGGACCCACGGGACTCTGGAGAGCATAAACGGGCCCAGTGCCGGTTCCAGGGCGCTGACATCGTTGGCAGACACCTTTGAGCACGTCATAGAGGAGCTCCTGGACGAGGAGCAGGACATCCAGCCCGGCGAGGGAAACAAGGATGCAGACTTGTACACATCCCGAGTGATGCTAAGCAGCCAAGTGCCTTTGGAACCCccgctgctgttcctgctggagGAGTACAAAAACTACCTGGATGCCGCCAACATGTCGATGCGCGTGCGGCGCCACTCGGACCCCGCGCGCCGCGGGGAGCTGAGCGTCTGCGACAGCACCAGCGAGTGGGTGACGGCCGCCGAGAAAAAGACTGCGGTGGACATGTCCGGGGCCACCGTCACCGTGCTGGAGAAAGTCCCCGTGCCCAAAGGCCAGCTGAAGCAATACTTCTACGAGACCAAATGCAACCCCAAGGGGTACACAAaggagggctgcaggggcatAGACAAGAGGCACTGGAACTCGCAGTGCCGAACTACGCAGTCTTACGTGAGAGCTCTCACCATGGATAACAAAAAGAGAGTTGGCTGGCGCTTCATAAGGATAGACACTTCTTGTGTATGTACATTGACCATTAAAAGGGGAAGATAG